In a genomic window of Streptomyces sp. NBC_01231:
- a CDS encoding serine/threonine protein kinase, which yields MQGQLLAGRYRLADPIGTGGMGRVWRAHDEVLHRAVAIKELTAALYVSESDQAVLLARTRAEARAAARINHSAVVTVHDVLDHDGRPWIVMELVEGHSLADAVKEQGRVEPREAARIGLWVLRALRAAHSAGVLHRDVKPGNVLLGRDGRVLLTDFGIAQIEGDTTITRTGEVVGSVDYLAPERIRGHDPGASSDLWALGATLYTAVEGKSPFRRTTPLTTMQAVVDEEPAEPRYAGALAPVITALLYKEPSVRPDLAAAEQMLAEAAEGRRPSAAQAYVPTQHVSSRTTDSRRMGTGAGSMGAHPGTGAGPMGAHHTGPQPTGPGHTGPGHAGPGHPGPHYTQSHQAAQARAGANAAVSTPVSGTPYPHATGPTVLGPTHLADNAANAANGANGANGVTGVTRPPKRRRLRTAALVVALAAIIGGGTAVGLQAWDESRQQDADLSASPNPTATGGSKPRSGGGGVPASWVRHDDAVGFSVYLPKGWNRKLFGVDGDLTQVDYSPDGGKHFVRIAIDTSPDFRDPKAHQLDLEQQLQRLRNYQRVQLEKNTYRDRDGSVWEYTWTALDTDPGFPGPRRAIEETYVSRGGTEYAIYVSSPAADWAEASKQFKAILQGWQPPE from the coding sequence ATGCAGGGCCAGCTCCTCGCGGGGCGCTACCGGCTCGCCGACCCGATAGGCACGGGAGGCATGGGCCGCGTGTGGCGTGCCCATGATGAGGTGCTGCACCGAGCCGTCGCGATCAAAGAGTTGACGGCAGCGCTGTACGTGTCCGAGAGCGATCAGGCCGTCCTGCTCGCCCGCACCCGGGCGGAGGCGCGCGCGGCCGCCCGGATCAACCACTCCGCCGTCGTCACCGTGCACGACGTGCTGGACCACGACGGCCGGCCGTGGATCGTCATGGAGCTGGTCGAGGGCCACTCGCTGGCCGACGCGGTCAAGGAGCAGGGTCGCGTCGAGCCCCGGGAGGCGGCCCGGATCGGGCTGTGGGTGCTGCGGGCGCTGCGCGCCGCGCACTCCGCCGGGGTACTGCACCGCGACGTGAAGCCCGGCAACGTGCTCCTCGGTCGGGACGGCCGCGTCCTCCTCACCGACTTCGGTATCGCCCAGATCGAGGGCGACACGACCATCACACGTACCGGAGAGGTCGTCGGCTCGGTCGATTACCTCGCCCCGGAGCGGATCCGTGGCCACGACCCGGGAGCGTCCTCCGACCTCTGGGCTCTCGGCGCCACGCTGTACACGGCGGTCGAGGGCAAGTCGCCGTTCCGTCGGACGACACCGCTGACCACCATGCAGGCGGTCGTGGACGAGGAACCGGCGGAGCCGCGGTACGCAGGTGCGCTCGCGCCCGTCATCACGGCGCTGCTGTACAAGGAACCGTCCGTCCGGCCCGACCTGGCCGCCGCGGAGCAGATGCTCGCGGAAGCGGCGGAGGGGCGACGGCCGAGCGCGGCACAGGCGTATGTGCCCACGCAACATGTGAGTTCCCGGACCACGGATTCCCGCCGCATGGGTACGGGCGCGGGCTCTATGGGTGCCCACCCGGGTACTGGCGCCGGCCCCATGGGCGCCCACCACACAGGCCCCCAGCCCACAGGCCCCGGCCACACAGGTCCCGGCCACGCAGGTCCCGGCCATCCCGGCCCCCACTACACCCAGTCCCACCAGGCGGCTCAGGCCCGCGCCGGGGCGAACGCCGCGGTCTCCACACCGGTCTCCGGTACGCCGTACCCTCATGCGACCGGCCCCACCGTGCTCGGTCCGACGCATCTCGCCGACAACGCTGCCAACGCTGCCAACGGCGCCAACGGCGCCAACGGTGTCACCGGCGTCACGCGTCCGCCGAAGCGCCGCCGGCTGCGGACGGCGGCTCTCGTCGTCGCCCTCGCCGCGATCATCGGCGGAGGCACGGCCGTGGGGCTGCAGGCGTGGGACGAGTCACGGCAGCAGGACGCCGACCTGTCCGCCTCGCCGAATCCCACGGCCACCGGCGGAAGCAAGCCGCGCTCCGGTGGCGGCGGTGTTCCGGCCTCCTGGGTCCGCCACGACGACGCCGTGGGCTTCAGCGTCTATCTGCCCAAGGGCTGGAACCGGAAGCTCTTCGGCGTCGACGGCGACCTCACCCAGGTCGACTACTCACCGGACGGCGGCAAGCACTTCGTCCGCATAGCCATCGACACCTCGCCGGACTTCAGGGACCCGAAGGCCCACCAGCTCGACCTGGAACAGCAGCTTCAGAGACTGCGCAACTACCAGCGCGTACAGCTGGAGAAGAACACGTACCGGGACCGCGACGGGTCCGTCTGGGAGTACACCTGGACGGCGCTGGACACGGATCCGGGCTTCCCCGGGCCGCGGCGCGCCATCGAGGAGACGTACGTATCCCGGGGCGGTACCGAGTACGCGATCTACGTCTCTTCACCTGCGGCGGACTGGGCCGAGGCGAGCAAGCAGTTCAAGGCGATTCTGCAGGGATGGCAACCGCCTGAGTAG
- a CDS encoding serine/threonine protein kinase, which produces MRTEGDNARVIAGRYRLEERLGRGGMGVVWRATDQLLGRSVAVKELPLDDTLSAEGARRRRDRTLREARAVAQLSHPHIIVVHDVVEHDERPYIVMELIEGASLAERIAEHGPVDADEAARIGVALLGALRAAHVAGVLHRDIKPANVLVEDGTGRVVLTDFGIAQVAGATTLTETGSFVGSPEYTAPERMSGARTGPASDLWSLGALLCTVLSGESPFRRDSLGGILHAVVSAEIRPPAQATPILPVVRGLLERDPERRLDAERAERMLRTFRDTGRTPTLSSRRARTMSLGRARTMSLGRTRTKAPDRSSTEPHARSSTEPPGRARAEHPGHTPPEPPTPPTPLAPQPPLAPSPEPPSDRLPDRPPAYTPAPEPPDRPSAHAPAPAPAPERDVPARDPSAPPGRSPRGVLVTALLVAAMAGAGVSAAALLMNGGVDGTGLPTLSTPTYTSAPPHTTASPGSSPGSRPSSAPSPLPPAPAGYRFADDPAGFALAVPDGFTRVLQGERIFYMSPGQTFRLGIRVADPEAGGPLTVLRRAAAKGLETNPGYRDGRVTRTAHRGRPAALWEFTWDGFSAAEGPRHTYDLCWEEDGRLYDVWVSAPVGKVREARKYVDVAVDTLVTGR; this is translated from the coding sequence ATGAGGACCGAGGGGGACAACGCCCGTGTGATCGCGGGCCGTTACCGGCTCGAGGAGCGGCTCGGTCGTGGCGGTATGGGGGTCGTCTGGCGGGCGACCGACCAACTGCTGGGCCGGAGCGTGGCGGTCAAGGAGCTCCCTCTCGACGACACCCTCTCCGCCGAGGGGGCCCGGCGGCGGCGGGACCGCACTCTGCGCGAGGCGCGTGCGGTCGCCCAGTTGAGCCATCCGCACATCATCGTGGTCCACGACGTCGTCGAGCACGACGAACGCCCGTACATCGTCATGGAGTTGATCGAGGGGGCCTCCCTCGCCGAGCGCATCGCGGAGCACGGCCCGGTGGATGCCGACGAGGCCGCCCGGATCGGCGTCGCCCTGCTGGGCGCGCTGCGCGCGGCGCACGTGGCCGGGGTCCTGCACCGCGACATCAAACCCGCGAACGTGCTCGTGGAGGACGGCACCGGTCGGGTCGTCCTCACCGACTTCGGCATCGCCCAGGTCGCGGGCGCCACCACGCTCACCGAGACCGGGTCCTTCGTCGGCTCGCCCGAGTACACTGCGCCGGAGCGGATGTCCGGGGCGAGAACCGGGCCCGCGTCCGACCTGTGGTCGCTGGGCGCGCTGCTGTGCACGGTCCTGAGCGGCGAGTCGCCGTTCCGTCGCGACTCGTTGGGCGGCATCCTGCACGCCGTCGTCTCCGCCGAGATCCGGCCGCCCGCACAGGCAACGCCGATCCTGCCCGTCGTACGGGGCCTCCTCGAACGCGATCCGGAGCGACGGCTCGACGCGGAGCGGGCCGAGCGGATGCTGCGGACCTTCCGGGACACCGGCCGCACACCGACCCTGTCGTCCCGGCGCGCCCGCACGATGTCACTCGGCCGCGCCCGCACGATGTCACTCGGCCGCACCCGCACCAAGGCACCCGACCGTTCGTCCACCGAGCCGCACGCCCGTTCGTCCACCGAGCCGCCCGGTCGGGCACGCGCGGAACATCCCGGCCACACACCCCCCGAGCCGCCCACCCCGCCGACCCCTCTCGCCCCGCAGCCCCCTCTCGCCCCCTCACCGGAGCCGCCGTCCGACCGCCTGCCGGACCGGCCGCCCGCGTACACCCCCGCACCCGAGCCGCCGGACCGGCCGTCGGCGCACGCACCCGCACCCGCCCCCGCCCCCGAGCGGGACGTGCCCGCCCGGGACCCGTCGGCTCCTCCCGGCCGCTCCCCGCGAGGCGTGCTGGTCACCGCGTTGCTGGTCGCCGCGATGGCCGGCGCGGGGGTGTCCGCGGCGGCGCTCCTCATGAACGGGGGCGTCGACGGTACGGGCCTCCCGACGCTGTCGACGCCCACGTACACCTCGGCACCCCCGCACACCACCGCGAGCCCCGGGTCGAGCCCCGGTTCGCGCCCGAGCTCCGCCCCGAGTCCGCTTCCCCCCGCCCCCGCCGGCTACCGCTTCGCCGACGACCCCGCCGGTTTCGCCCTGGCCGTGCCGGACGGCTTCACTCGCGTACTCCAGGGTGAGCGGATCTTCTACATGTCACCGGGGCAGACCTTCCGCCTCGGCATCAGGGTCGCCGACCCGGAGGCGGGCGGTCCGCTGACCGTGCTGCGGCGGGCGGCCGCCAAGGGTCTGGAGACCAACCCGGGTTACCGGGACGGCCGGGTCACCAGGACCGCGCACCGCGGGCGCCCCGCCGCGCTCTGGGAGTTCACCTGGGACGGCTTCAGCGCGGCGGAGGGCCCCCGGCACACGTACGACCTGTGTTGGGAGGAGGACGGCCGGCTGTACGACGTGTGGGTGTCGGCGCCGGTCGGGAAGGTGCGGGAGGCGAGGAAGTACGTCGACGTCGCGGTCGACACCTTGGTCACGGGTCGGTGA
- a CDS encoding protein kinase, whose translation MSSNGGAPYGSDEPTSFALQPPNPPNPQGPPNPQGPPTPQGPPTPQAPPAALPHPNNPYALPTQGVPPQPHPIPDSGPTPAPHPTPDSHPTPDSPDAPAPGIGRLIAERYRLLAKLGHGGMGTVWRAKDETVDREVAVKEPRVPDHLPERERANAFERMRREARAAARLDHPAVVNVHDVAVVDGRPWIVMELVQGRSLGNALQEGTLGAREAARIGLEVLGALEAAHAAGILHRDVKPDNVLLGRHDRVVLTDFGIAQIEGETNLTDTGGFVGSPEYIAPERVLGQRPGPASDLWSLGVVLYAATEGVSPFRRSNTPATLQSVLNATPAPPASAHGPLADAINGLLQKDPARRPNAAQVRALLETAANPPAPLPTTQFVRHPDAPSRGPRLGRKAWAGIGAAVVAAAVTAYLVIADPFAGPLPDGWTTKHDKDVAASLAVPVDYQRSVPDRETDKTHWVTYTDWSGSIWIGLTLDRKAEDTTNTIAGSAAAEMYDDDTEFKQSGSYNLDMPAKGTTTKPDNATYQGNKAAQNTVVYRTDDSEKPRPRELRILYYKTKSGDMYKLTVSYPGKGDFTERGRAVAKTALANLDVDRL comes from the coding sequence ATGAGCAGCAACGGGGGAGCCCCTTACGGGTCAGACGAGCCAACGAGTTTCGCTCTGCAACCACCGAACCCACCGAACCCGCAAGGCCCACCGAACCCGCAAGGCCCTCCCACCCCGCAAGGCCCACCGACTCCGCAAGCCCCACCGGCAGCGCTGCCGCACCCGAACAACCCGTACGCCCTGCCCACCCAGGGCGTGCCACCCCAGCCGCACCCCATACCGGACTCCGGCCCCACCCCAGCCCCGCATCCCACGCCGGACTCCCACCCCACGCCGGACTCCCCTGACGCGCCCGCCCCCGGCATCGGACGCCTCATCGCGGAGCGCTACCGGCTGCTCGCCAAGCTCGGGCACGGCGGCATGGGCACGGTGTGGCGGGCCAAGGACGAGACGGTGGACCGTGAGGTCGCCGTCAAGGAACCCCGCGTCCCGGACCACCTTCCCGAGCGCGAACGGGCCAACGCCTTCGAGCGCATGCGCCGCGAGGCCCGTGCCGCGGCCCGGCTCGACCACCCCGCCGTGGTGAACGTCCATGACGTCGCGGTCGTGGACGGCCGCCCGTGGATCGTGATGGAGCTGGTGCAGGGCCGTTCGCTGGGCAACGCGTTGCAGGAGGGCACCCTCGGGGCCCGCGAGGCGGCGAGAATCGGCCTCGAGGTACTGGGCGCCCTGGAGGCCGCGCACGCGGCGGGCATCCTGCACCGGGACGTCAAACCGGACAACGTGCTCCTCGGCCGCCACGACCGGGTCGTCCTCACCGACTTCGGTATCGCGCAGATCGAGGGCGAGACCAACCTGACCGACACCGGCGGCTTCGTCGGCTCGCCCGAGTACATCGCGCCGGAACGGGTGCTGGGCCAGCGCCCCGGCCCGGCGAGCGACCTGTGGTCCCTCGGCGTGGTCCTGTACGCGGCGACGGAGGGCGTCTCCCCGTTCCGCCGCAGCAACACCCCCGCCACCCTCCAGTCCGTCCTCAACGCCACTCCCGCGCCGCCCGCCTCCGCGCACGGCCCGCTCGCCGACGCCATCAACGGCCTGCTCCAGAAGGACCCGGCGCGCCGCCCCAACGCCGCCCAGGTCCGGGCCCTGCTGGAGACGGCCGCGAACCCGCCGGCGCCGCTCCCGACCACCCAGTTCGTGCGGCATCCGGACGCCCCGTCGCGCGGCCCGCGGCTCGGCCGCAAGGCCTGGGCCGGAATCGGTGCCGCGGTCGTCGCGGCGGCGGTGACGGCGTACCTGGTGATCGCGGACCCCTTCGCGGGCCCGCTGCCGGACGGCTGGACGACCAAGCACGACAAGGACGTGGCCGCTTCCCTGGCCGTGCCCGTCGACTACCAGCGGTCGGTGCCCGACCGGGAGACCGACAAGACGCACTGGGTCACGTACACCGACTGGAGCGGCAGCATCTGGATCGGCCTGACCCTGGACCGGAAGGCCGAGGACACCACCAACACCATCGCGGGTTCCGCGGCCGCCGAGATGTACGACGACGACACCGAGTTCAAGCAGAGCGGCAGCTACAACCTCGACATGCCCGCGAAGGGGACGACGACCAAGCCCGACAACGCGACCTACCAGGGCAACAAGGCCGCCCAGAACACGGTCGTCTACCGCACCGACGACAGCGAGAAGCCCCGCCCCCGTGAGCTGAGGATCCTCTACTACAAGACCAAGAGCGGCGACATGTACAAACTCACCGTCAGCTATCCGGGCAAGGGCGACTTCACCGAGCGCGGACGCGCGGTGGCGAAGACGGCGCTCGCGAACCTGGACGTCGACAGGCTGTGA
- a CDS encoding protein kinase, whose translation MSNGGDDTDPRDALLGGRYRLVERIGSGGMGTVWRARDELVEREVAVKQPRLPGDLEDEEHRRAAHRLYREARAAARVDHPAAVSIYDVVVEEEDGLPWIVMELVRGESLHQALRRGPLPPPEAARVGLAVLGALRAAHAVGIVHRDVKPANVLLGPHHRVVLTDFGIAHVQGEESLTATGDFVGSLEYVAPERMSGTGAGPPSDLWSLGVLLYTAVEGASPFRRTAPETTLAAIVAADPPEPKRAGPLRPLIAGLLAKDPEQRPDAEEIARVLESVAGGRRPDPGAGDAEKDVQDTEPDPEPPVPLSPAAQQPPASDEPPIPDEPPTPDQPPRHRRPLARAAIALLGVLLAGAVWLGTSFADGTADGAADGTTGGTTGGTTGGKADPPADVTTGATPPPDGWVAHRDQEMNAVLFLPAPYKRTHDAAGADDDLRMTAYGDEAIQVRLIEWDKSPGSPLTQARETALAWEGHERSAGQYTATSFHGDEAALSDVTYDPHGRPTRVMQLIVRTDDDRMYQLRVDMPKGTPDEKKGMALFKKARAQLEIGNNPSPGTQR comes from the coding sequence ATGAGCAACGGCGGGGACGACACGGACCCCAGGGACGCGCTGCTCGGCGGGCGGTACCGTCTGGTCGAGCGCATAGGCAGCGGCGGGATGGGCACCGTCTGGCGGGCACGCGACGAGCTCGTGGAGCGTGAAGTCGCCGTCAAACAGCCGCGGCTGCCGGGCGATCTGGAGGACGAGGAACACCGCCGCGCCGCCCACCGGCTCTACCGCGAGGCCCGTGCCGCCGCCCGGGTCGACCATCCCGCCGCCGTCTCCATCTACGACGTGGTCGTCGAGGAGGAGGACGGACTCCCCTGGATCGTCATGGAGTTGGTCCGCGGCGAGTCCCTGCACCAGGCTCTGCGCCGAGGCCCCCTGCCACCCCCCGAAGCAGCCCGCGTCGGCCTCGCCGTCCTCGGCGCCCTGCGCGCCGCCCACGCCGTCGGCATCGTGCACCGGGACGTGAAGCCTGCCAACGTCCTGCTCGGCCCCCATCACCGCGTCGTCCTCACCGACTTCGGCATCGCCCACGTCCAGGGCGAGGAATCCCTCACGGCCACCGGTGACTTCGTCGGCTCGCTGGAGTACGTCGCCCCCGAGCGGATGTCCGGCACCGGCGCCGGCCCTCCCTCCGACCTGTGGTCCCTGGGCGTCCTGCTGTACACCGCCGTCGAGGGCGCCTCCCCGTTCCGCCGTACGGCACCGGAGACCACCCTCGCCGCGATCGTCGCCGCCGACCCGCCCGAGCCGAAGCGAGCCGGACCCCTCCGGCCGCTCATAGCAGGGCTGTTGGCGAAGGATCCCGAGCAGCGTCCGGACGCGGAGGAGATCGCACGGGTACTGGAGTCCGTGGCGGGTGGGCGACGGCCGGATCCGGGGGCGGGGGACGCGGAGAAGGACGTACAGGACACCGAGCCGGATCCAGAGCCGCCGGTGCCCTTGAGCCCAGCCGCACAGCAGCCCCCAGCCTCCGACGAGCCCCCAATCCCCGACGAGCCCCCAACCCCCGACCAGCCCCCCAGACACCGCCGCCCCCTGGCCCGTGCCGCCATCGCCCTCCTCGGTGTCCTGCTCGCGGGTGCCGTATGGCTCGGCACCTCGTTCGCCGACGGGACAGCCGATGGGGCAGCCGACGGGACGACTGGTGGGACGACTGGTGGGACAACTGGCGGGAAAGCAGACCCACCAGCCGATGTGACAACCGGCGCGACACCCCCGCCGGACGGCTGGGTCGCCCACCGGGACCAGGAAATGAACGCCGTCCTCTTCCTCCCCGCCCCGTACAAGCGGACGCACGACGCGGCCGGGGCGGACGACGACCTCCGTATGACCGCCTACGGCGACGAAGCGATCCAGGTCAGGCTCATCGAGTGGGACAAGTCGCCCGGCTCCCCCCTGACGCAGGCGAGGGAGACGGCGCTCGCCTGGGAGGGGCACGAGAGGTCCGCCGGCCAGTACACCGCCACCAGCTTCCACGGCGACGAGGCCGCCCTGTCCGACGTCACCTACGATCCGCACGGCAGGCCGACCCGCGTCATGCAACTGATCGTCCGCACGGACGACGACCGCATGTACCAGCTCCGGGTGGACATGCCCAAGGGCACACCGGACGAGAAGAAGGGCATGGCTCTCTTCAAGAAGGCCCGCGCCCAGCTGGAGATCGGAAACAATCCGTCACCGGGCACCCAGCGGTGA
- a CDS encoding succinic semialdehyde dehydrogenase, with the protein MTDAQAPAQTGTNPIAPAPAGARTAADVVTPELIAQLTKGVVGSGRTANHTPFTGEKLADLPESTPEDVENAFEAARRAQAVWERTPVRQRAAVLLRFHDLVLERQAEVLDLIQLETGKARLHAHEEVQAVAVAARHYGRRAPAYLRPKRHAGAVPTLTKVTELRHPRGVVGQIAPWNYPLELSVGDAIPAFVAGNAVVMKPDTETCLTALWARDLLVEAGLPADVFQVVLGEGPVVGPELVRHADYVSFTGSTRTGREVAQGAAARLIGVSLELGGKNAMLVLEDADIDKAAAGAVRACFSSAGQLCISIERLYVHESIADAFVERFAARTKAMRLGTSLAYGADMGSLVGERQLETVTRHVDEAVAKGAKLVAGGVARPDIGPYFFEPTILDGVTEPMSVCTEETFGPVVSIYRFSTDDEAVEQANSTPYGLNSSVWTKDGRRGREVAARLRTGTVNVNEGYAPAYGSVQSPMGGMKESGLGRRHGSEGILKYTEAQTVAQQRLLPMAPSLGMDDESYAQFMSRSLRLMKAFRFR; encoded by the coding sequence ATGACGGACGCGCAGGCCCCGGCCCAGACCGGCACGAACCCCATCGCCCCCGCCCCGGCGGGCGCCCGTACCGCCGCCGACGTGGTCACTCCCGAGCTGATAGCCCAGCTCACCAAGGGTGTGGTCGGCTCCGGCCGGACGGCCAACCACACGCCGTTCACCGGCGAGAAGCTGGCGGACCTGCCCGAGTCCACCCCCGAGGACGTGGAGAACGCCTTCGAGGCGGCCCGCAGGGCACAGGCCGTGTGGGAGAGGACTCCCGTACGGCAGCGGGCGGCCGTGCTGCTCCGCTTCCACGACCTGGTGCTGGAGCGCCAGGCGGAGGTTCTCGACCTGATCCAGCTGGAGACCGGCAAGGCCCGACTGCACGCCCACGAGGAGGTCCAGGCCGTCGCCGTCGCGGCCCGCCACTACGGCCGCCGGGCGCCCGCCTATCTCCGGCCGAAGCGGCACGCCGGCGCCGTCCCCACCCTCACCAAGGTCACCGAGTTGCGCCACCCGCGCGGTGTCGTCGGTCAGATCGCCCCCTGGAACTATCCGCTCGAGCTGTCCGTGGGCGACGCGATCCCGGCGTTCGTCGCGGGCAACGCCGTCGTGATGAAGCCCGACACGGAAACCTGCCTCACCGCGCTGTGGGCCCGTGACCTGCTCGTAGAGGCCGGTCTGCCGGCCGACGTCTTCCAGGTCGTCCTCGGCGAGGGCCCGGTGGTCGGCCCCGAGCTGGTCAGGCACGCCGACTACGTCTCCTTCACCGGCTCCACCCGCACCGGCCGCGAGGTCGCGCAGGGCGCCGCCGCCCGGCTGATCGGCGTCTCCCTCGAACTCGGCGGCAAGAACGCGATGCTCGTCCTGGAGGACGCCGACATCGACAAGGCGGCCGCCGGCGCCGTCCGTGCCTGCTTCTCCTCCGCCGGCCAACTCTGCATCTCCATCGAGCGGTTGTACGTCCACGAGTCGATCGCCGACGCCTTCGTCGAGCGCTTCGCCGCCCGCACCAAGGCGATGCGGCTCGGCACGTCCCTCGCGTACGGCGCCGACATGGGGTCCCTGGTCGGCGAACGCCAGCTGGAGACCGTCACCCGCCACGTGGACGAAGCGGTCGCCAAGGGCGCGAAGCTCGTCGCCGGCGGGGTGGCCCGCCCCGACATCGGCCCGTACTTCTTCGAGCCGACCATCCTCGACGGGGTGACCGAGCCGATGTCGGTGTGCACGGAGGAGACCTTCGGACCCGTTGTCTCGATCTACCGCTTCAGCACCGACGACGAGGCGGTCGAGCAGGCCAACTCCACGCCGTACGGCCTGAACTCCTCGGTCTGGACGAAGGACGGCCGCCGTGGCCGCGAGGTCGCCGCCCGCCTGCGCACGGGCACCGTGAACGTCAACGAGGGGTACGCCCCCGCCTATGGCAGCGTCCAGTCCCCGATGGGCGGCATGAAGGAATCCGGCCTCGGCCGCCGCCACGGCTCCGAGGGCATCCTCAAGTACACGGAGGCCCAGACGGTGGCCCAGCAGCGCCTGCTGCCGATGGCCCCGTCCCTGGGCATGGACGACGAGAGCTACGCGCAGTTCATGAGCCGCAGCCTGAGGCTGATGAAGGCATTCCGGTTCCGCTAG
- a CDS encoding GMC family oxidoreductase encodes MSQDAYDYDVIVVGSGFGGSVTALRLTEKGYTVGVLEAGRRFTRESLPKNSWDLKNYLWAPKLGMYGIQRIHLLGNVMVLAGAGVGGGSLNYANTLYVPPKPFFDDPQWRDITDWQEELAPYYDQARRMLGVRLNPTMTPSDVHLKAAAERMGVGDSFHMAPVGVFFGDGEDADGATKAGPGEQVSDPYFGGAGPDRKACNECGECMTGCRHGAKNTLNENYLYLAEKAGAVVHPLTTVVSVTDDSQGGFAIATLPTDGRRTTKGRTFKARRVVLAAGTYGTQTLLHRMKSGGQLPYLSERLGELTRTNSEALVGAQTDNRRYRKVTGEAKVDFTRGVAITSSIHPDDNTHIEPVRYGRGSNSMGSLSILQVPYAEGSSRALAWLRNAGRHPLLVLRSLSNRRWSEKTIIGLVMQSLDNSLTTFLKPDGVGKGLLTARQGHGSPNPKQIKAASEGASAIAAEINGFAGSNVGELMGTPLTAHFLGGCPIGSSRESGVIDPYHRLYGHPGISVVDGAAVSANLGVNPSLTITAQAERAMSYWPNKGEADPRPEQGRSYERLEPVEPLAPAVPADAFGALKLPFLGMPAVPPKK; translated from the coding sequence GTGTCCCAGGACGCTTACGACTACGACGTCATCGTCGTCGGATCGGGCTTCGGCGGTTCGGTGACCGCCCTGCGCCTGACGGAGAAGGGCTACACCGTAGGCGTCCTGGAGGCCGGCCGCCGTTTCACCCGCGAGTCCCTCCCCAAGAACTCCTGGGACCTCAAGAACTACCTGTGGGCGCCGAAACTCGGCATGTACGGCATCCAGCGCATCCATCTGCTGGGCAACGTCATGGTCCTGGCCGGCGCGGGCGTCGGCGGCGGCTCCCTCAACTACGCCAACACCCTCTACGTCCCGCCGAAGCCCTTCTTCGACGACCCCCAGTGGCGTGACATCACGGACTGGCAGGAGGAGTTGGCGCCGTACTACGACCAGGCGCGCCGCATGCTCGGTGTCCGGCTGAACCCGACGATGACCCCGTCCGACGTGCACCTCAAGGCCGCCGCCGAGCGGATGGGCGTCGGCGACAGCTTCCACATGGCCCCGGTCGGCGTGTTCTTCGGGGACGGCGAGGACGCCGACGGCGCCACGAAGGCGGGGCCCGGCGAGCAGGTGTCCGACCCCTACTTCGGTGGTGCCGGCCCGGACCGCAAGGCCTGCAACGAGTGCGGCGAGTGCATGACCGGCTGCCGGCACGGCGCGAAGAACACCCTCAACGAGAACTACCTGTACCTCGCCGAGAAGGCGGGCGCGGTCGTCCACCCGCTGACGACGGTCGTCTCGGTCACGGACGACTCGCAGGGCGGCTTCGCGATCGCCACCCTCCCCACCGACGGCCGCCGCACGACGAAGGGGCGGACCTTCAAGGCCCGTCGAGTCGTCCTCGCGGCCGGCACCTACGGCACCCAGACCCTGCTGCACCGGATGAAGTCGGGCGGCCAACTGCCGTACCTGTCCGAGAGGCTGGGCGAGCTGACCCGCACCAACTCGGAGGCCCTGGTCGGCGCGCAGACCGACAACCGCCGCTACCGCAAGGTGACCGGCGAGGCGAAGGTCGACTTCACCCGCGGAGTGGCCATCACCTCGTCCATCCACCCGGACGACAACACCCACATCGAGCCGGTCCGTTACGGCAGGGGCTCCAACTCGATGGGCAGCCTGTCCATCCTCCAGGTCCCGTACGCCGAGGGTTCGTCCCGGGCGCTGGCCTGGCTGCGGAACGCGGGCCGCCACCCGCTGCTGGTCCTGCGCTCCCTCTCCAACCGCCGCTGGTCGGAGAAGACCATCATCGGCCTCGTGATGCAGTCGCTGGACAACTCCCTGACGACGTTCCTGAAACCGGACGGCGTCGGCAAGGGCCTGCTGACCGCCCGCCAGGGACACGGCTCCCCGAACCCCAAGCAGATCAAGGCGGCCTCGGAGGGCGCGTCCGCCATCGCCGCCGAGATCAACGGCTTCGCCGGCTCCAACGTCGGCGAACTGATGGGCACCCCGCTCACCGCCCACTTCCTCGGCGGCTGCCCGATCGGCTCCTCCCGCGAGAGCGGCGTCATCGACCCGTACCACCGCCTCTACGGTCACCCCGGCATCTCGGTCGTCGACGGCGCCGCGGTCTCCGCGAACCTGGGCGTCAACCCGTCCCTGACCATCACGGCCCAGGCGGAGCGGGCGATGTCGTACTGGCCCAACAAGGGCGAGGCGGACCCCCGCCCGGAGCAGGGCCGGTCCTACGAACGCCTCGAGCCGGTCGAGCCGCTGGCACCGGCCGTCCCGGCGGACGCGTTCGGCGCGCTGAAGCTGCCGTTCCTGGGGATGCCGGCCGTACCGCCGAAGAAGTAG